The window ttttatgttGTCAGAAAGATCTTATTGCTGctgcattaaatataaaactatgcataggtacaataaaaaaccaaTGCAGCAGGTAATTTGTTGAGTTCTCCCGCCGGGAGGCAATACTggatgcaccatcaggtcatgctaaCTACCAACAACCTGCCGAGGCGGTTGCAAAAGGAACTTCCCGTCTCACTACCTCTGTACATACGATGTCTCATTATCTACCACAGAAATAAGAACATACGAGTATCTGTGTTATCTACTTATTTCATCTAttagcttttttatatttttattagcagttagagtattttaaattatctcgGCTTACTGGTATTATTTGCCAAGAAAATTTTTAACCGAGCGTCACATTAGATGATGATCACATATATTCGATTTCGTAAATTGTTATGTTGAtggattatttattacatagatAGAAATACTTTATCCGGCAAAAATGCCGAAAAGGATCCCAGctccatggatttaataagtactttccATGCCCAACTCAGCTTTGTGCCGTGACTGGAAGCCGCGTCGTTGATTTTCAGccggtaggtacctatataaatacaattaaataataaaaaatagaaaaagtttacataacataagaaatcaaattgaaataacatTGTGGTAGGTATAAGCAATTAAGTTTTCTAATTTATCCCTTGTGGGGTAGACAGCCAAAAGTTGCGAAAAAGGTTTAGCTGTACGGCAGGCTTGTTGGTGGAATTAAGATTTAATAGTGATAAGTCCCAGCCCTATGAGAAAAATCACCGGTGTAGAGTATTTTCCTTGATTGACTTCTACAGTCTGCGCGGCAAGAGAAGAAGCCCACACAATATTTTCCTTCGCTCCCAGACTAGCATGGAAAACTTGATTAGGGTTTTTTATAATCCgggatttataaaataagtaccgaataggtaagtacctaatcGATATTCATGTGGCAATGTTGTGTGTAACTATGTGTTCTGTGCGATTTTGTGTCAAACTggtgattaattttaaattcaggCGCTGTGACAAGTGAAAGTTTACTTTCCTTACGATATTTAGTGAATTTTCACTAAGTCACATTTAAGGATACTATGTGTGCTGAATTTTGATGTTCGGAGTTAGTGTTTTTGACGAAGGCAAATGGATAGGAATTAACAATAAGTAAAGGAagtaaattagtttaaaacaaCAAGTTTTTAATGGGAAGCAAGCTAAATTCTCAAATTAATTAGCATATAGTTGCCTTCAAAGAATTGAATCATAGTAATAGTCGAGTGTGGGggagaaaattatatacattacacTTCAAttcaataactttattataataaaaaataaataacatccACACATCACAATCACACAGTCTCTCACGCgcgttttatttcaataaataagttgcatttaggtacattacatagtatttaCACTGTCACAGTTTCAGaacgaaacatatttttggtcTGTTGCCAGTCGTTGGCGCCATTTTGGATTCTAGTATTAGAATTTCGAATGGCGGCTATTTCGAATGGTTTTGGGGTCAGAGGTAACGTCGGTTTTTAGTGGTAAGCGTTGTAAGCGAGTTCTTGTGCCATTTCTTGGGGTTCGGCGTCTCTCCTGCGACGGGTGGCTGCATAGGCGGCGTCCCAGGGGCCGTGGGCTGCTATCTGGGGGTGGGAGTTGTCGGCCGCGATCTGGGTAAACTACAATGTTAGGCTTATGGGTAGAAAGGTCGACAAAGTTTGTTAGttcacaataaaaatgaaaaaaattaagtgctACTCTGCTCCTGTGTGCTAAAGAACATTAAGTGCTGGTGCATACATTTAGAATGGTGCTTTGAAGTgcttttgatgtaattttgaGTGTCTTATACATTGTTCAGCGAACATAGACATTTTGAAGACATGCATTGTGTCATAAGATTACGCCTTTATATTTCTGGAATGAGAGCGGTCTATAAGTTTCAACTCACCTTCTTGCATAGCTGGAAGATGGCCAGAGCGACGGAGACCACGAAGGAGAAGAAAGACAGCTGCAGGGCGTTCCAGGCCTTCAGTCCAAGGACACCAATAGCCAGAGGGATCAGGGTCATAGCCTTAAGGAGTACAAAGACGAGGATGGGGACAATAATCTTCTTCAGCTTAGCTTTACGGGCTTCACCAACGGAGCGAGCGCCATCTTGGCTGCCAAATTTGATGTTCAGGCTGAGTTCGTCCTGGTCCAAGTTTCTGGGGCTGACGGTGACTTTGGTGTCGGCGAGGGGCAGTTGGAAGGAGACGTCGTGAGACTGAATGTAGCTCTCGATGGTGTCGATGAAGTCGCCAGAGGAGCGCCCAGTGACGTCGTTGCTGGCGCCGTTCTTGGTGACCTCTACGGCTTCGGAGAtctggtaataaataaatagaacattGAAATTACTCTTATTCAAATCCTAGACTTCTATGATGATTTGATTATAATAAGAAATcgaaaaaaagttaaaattaaattcaaatcttaTTGATGACGaaagtatttttagaaaacaatGAAACCATTACCTGAAAGGTGTCCTTCTTGAAAATGGTGTCCAGTAATGACATGACTTTGTACTTGATGCAGGCAGTGGGGTCTGATCCTTCCACGCAGCCCGACCTCATCTCTTCGACCATCCCGTCCATGGCGGTTCCCTTCCAGAACGCCTGCTTAGCCGGCTGAGCCACCGCACTCCCGAAAAGTGCCAGGGCAACTAAACACATCACTTTACTGGTCACCATTTTGCAACACTCCTGCTCTTCACTGATTGAAGGTCGGATAGTTTGTGATGGTTTGGACAGGGACCCCGCTGTTTTTATACAGCCATTTCAAATTCAGTGCGATGCCTCCAGTTCCGGCCCACATAGTCTTTCAATGTACGAGCCAAGTGTGGAGTTAAGACGTTTCGTCTCCAGCAGGATCTAAGTGTAAGGGAAAGCTATTTGATACGAATCCTCTTTGGGACCACGTGTCGAGAATAGCTTATGTTGTGTGATCGTTATTTGTTCTGGTGACGTTTTGGAATGAGCTGTCTTGAGCGCCTTTTGTGTTGTTTGTGACACCGTACCCTGATTCGGAGGAAGCTTGATCTAATTGTTGCGTCCCTTTCTGACGGATGGCTTATGATGGAAGGAGTGAGTGGGACGGATGTAGAGGTGTTTGATATGGAGGAGCAGGCACTGCGCACGCGAGTCTCGCATACGTAATTCTGGTCAGGTGCTATCAGTGAACTTGTCACCTGGGAGATAATATCTCTCATAATGTATTGTTTACTCGCAAATTAGGTGATTATAATACAGAGTCGAGCAATtgatactattatttattgaagacAAAGTTTCTGGATTTTGTCTTTACAAAAGTGACCATAATTCTGGCATTTCTTTagataactaaaaaaaatgtttgttgagTAACTAAATgtttgttgaataaaataattatcgaGTGCTGAAGTAGATAATACTTAAAACCAGTGCAGTATAATAAACACAAGCTTGAAGTACCACTTTGTTAACCTCTTTGACAAACATAATAGCCTGCTGCGTAGATTGTTCGTCGCTTCGTCTTCACCTTCGCTTTGTACCTGAGTCGACAGTACACTTGGTTTAGTTTAGCAGCAATTAGCAGCAAATTTTTAACGTCCATAAATGATTATCCTtaattgcataaaaaaatatttcattttaatcttAACCTTCTGTCTTTCATGAGCCGcagttaattttaactttaatttttacgtAATCTTCTTACAGTGATAGATATGATTATGCATAACCTGTTTGATTTTTCAATCATAAAAACATTC is drawn from Plodia interpunctella isolate USDA-ARS_2022_Savannah chromosome 24, ilPloInte3.2, whole genome shotgun sequence and contains these coding sequences:
- the Osi19 gene encoding uncharacterized protein Osi19 isoform X2; translation: MVTSKVMCLVALALFGSAVAQPAKQAFWKGTAMDGMVEEMRSGCVEGSDPTACIKYKVMSLLDTIFKKDTFQISEAVEVTKNGASNDVTGRSSGDFIDTIESYIQSHDVSFQLPLADTKVTVSPRNLDQDELSLNIKFGSQDGARSVGEARKAKLKKIIVPILVFVLLKAMTLIPLAIGVLGLKAWNALQLSFFSFVVSVALAIFQLCKKIAADNSHPQIAAHGPWDAAYAATRRRRDAEPQEMAQELAYNAYH
- the Osi19 gene encoding uncharacterized protein Osi19 isoform X1 codes for the protein MVTSKVMCLVALALFGSAVAQPAKQAFWKGTAMDGMVEEMRSGCVEGSDPTACIKYKVMSLLDTIFKKDTFQISEAVEVTKNGASNDVTGRSSGDFIDTIESYIQSHDVSFQLPLADTKVTVSPRNLDQDELSLNIKFGSQDGARSVGEARKAKLKKIIVPILVFVLLKAMTLIPLAIGVLGLKAWNALQLSFFSFVVSVALAIFQLCKKFTQIAADNSHPQIAAHGPWDAAYAATRRRRDAEPQEMAQELAYNAYH